The Vibrio tubiashii ATCC 19109 genome has a segment encoding these proteins:
- a CDS encoding NUDIX domain-containing protein: protein MEHRIRAAGILIKDGAMLLVKVKDFTGEYWIPPGGGMEPSDQSSKACVVREFKEEAGIDVQVGELICVREFLETHKQRYHAEFFYLIESYSGVPSLDNLSGLNDEEYIQDVEWLPLTELASKRMYPAELKDKLIELIEAKRFSTHLGSYVQGEHEDIDYL, encoded by the coding sequence ATGGAACACAGAATTCGCGCTGCAGGGATATTGATTAAAGACGGTGCAATGCTACTTGTTAAAGTGAAAGACTTTACCGGTGAGTATTGGATTCCACCCGGTGGTGGTATGGAGCCAAGCGATCAAAGCTCGAAAGCCTGTGTGGTTCGTGAGTTTAAAGAAGAGGCGGGCATAGATGTTCAAGTTGGCGAGCTTATCTGCGTAAGGGAGTTTCTCGAAACGCATAAACAGCGCTACCACGCTGAGTTCTTCTATTTGATCGAATCTTATAGCGGTGTTCCAAGTCTCGATAATCTATCGGGCTTGAACGATGAGGAATACATTCAGGATGTCGAGTGGCTACCACTCACTGAACTCGCAAGTAAAAGAATGTATCCGGCAGAACTCAAAGATAAGCTTATCGAGTTGATTGAGGCTAAACGCTTTTCAACTCACCTTGGCAGTTATGTTCAGGGAGAGCATGAAGATATCGATTATCTTTAG
- a CDS encoding histone deacetylase family protein has translation MIPLIYHSLYSELPLPDGHRYPINKYRLLFEAIEQQRAVNPVWQQAFQYVQPAPVDQVEVSQVHCPDYIQLLTSGELPAPKMRRIGFPWSETLITRTLTSAGGTCETVHQAVKHGVAIHLSGGYHHAHRDFGSGFCLVNDLVLAAKRALTFEGIDKVLIVDSDVHHGDGTATLCEEEDAIVTLSFHCEKNFPARKPDSDLDVPLGRDTGDAEFLEAFTSVVEMAVNLHQPDLILYDAGVDIHEDDELGYLSISSDAIYTRDVFMFQLARKKQLPIACVVGGGYCTEHQALVPIHMQLIRAALNVYVS, from the coding sequence ATGATTCCTCTGATTTACCACTCTCTCTATTCTGAGCTGCCGCTGCCTGACGGGCATCGCTATCCAATCAATAAATATCGACTGCTGTTTGAAGCAATAGAACAGCAGCGAGCTGTAAACCCGGTATGGCAGCAGGCTTTTCAATATGTGCAGCCAGCCCCAGTTGATCAGGTGGAAGTGAGTCAAGTTCATTGTCCTGACTACATACAACTTCTTACGTCAGGTGAACTACCTGCGCCAAAGATGCGTCGTATAGGGTTTCCATGGAGCGAGACACTGATTACTCGGACGCTGACGTCTGCTGGTGGAACCTGCGAAACGGTTCATCAGGCTGTTAAGCATGGTGTCGCTATCCATTTAAGCGGTGGATATCACCATGCGCACAGAGATTTTGGTAGTGGCTTCTGTTTAGTTAACGATCTGGTGTTGGCGGCCAAAAGGGCACTGACTTTTGAAGGGATAGATAAGGTTTTGATTGTTGACAGTGATGTACATCATGGAGATGGCACGGCAACACTGTGTGAAGAAGAGGACGCGATAGTTACGCTCTCTTTCCACTGTGAAAAGAACTTCCCTGCGCGTAAGCCAGATTCTGATCTCGATGTACCGTTAGGCAGGGATACGGGGGATGCTGAGTTTCTTGAGGCATTCACCTCGGTGGTTGAAATGGCTGTTAATCTACATCAGCCCGATCTCATTCTATATGACGCAGGCGTTGATATTCATGAAGATGACGAGCTAGGGTATTTGAGCATCTCTAGTGACGCTATCTACACGCGAGATGTGTTTATGTTTCAACTGGCTCGGAAAAAACAGTTACCGATAGCGTGTGTGGTTGGAGGTGGGTATTGTACAGAACATCAAGCGCTTGTCCCAATCCATATGCAGCTTATTCGCGCTGCGCTGAACGTATACGTAAGTTAA
- a CDS encoding carbohydrate porin has product MKKLKLLPISIAVAASLASVTSFATETELQALEQRIQELESRMQTDYVNDQQPAVLSPDIEVPLGVVFSGYARYGAHYQSGDQKYVQVDGSFNGSSAIGRLGNEGNGGEFQLAKVFQSDNGAIWDVVVMFDHWGDEVNIKKAYAGATNVFESQPNAYVWAGRDFHQRPQQGINDYFWMMHDGQGGGINNLELGSVKLDFGVVGAVDSCSPTIEPGANPSINCTGGAGTGDSGAYAFTSKLHGINLGFADLELYANYGFDSEAIDDAKSINAYQLGAVFSRPNNNGSNRLVLRYSDNADNGVFWKTDNLTTLYASFEGNSTLGESAAVEYLLAYHDYSVDGSSKVEDERTNYSAIVRPMYFWNDVHSTWLEAGYQVVDYARASDDNSGWKVTLSQNIAFDWGSGARPMLRFYATAGEVDNKATATTTAKQDTFSLGAMWEAWW; this is encoded by the coding sequence ATGAAAAAACTTAAGCTATTGCCTATTTCAATTGCAGTGGCAGCTTCGCTTGCTTCCGTCACCTCTTTTGCTACTGAAACTGAACTACAGGCTCTCGAACAACGCATCCAAGAACTGGAAAGCCGGATGCAGACCGATTACGTCAATGACCAGCAACCTGCCGTGCTATCACCTGATATTGAGGTTCCTCTTGGAGTGGTCTTCTCTGGCTATGCTCGCTATGGCGCACATTACCAATCCGGAGACCAGAAATATGTTCAGGTCGATGGTTCATTTAATGGCTCGTCAGCGATTGGTCGTTTAGGCAACGAAGGCAATGGCGGAGAGTTCCAGTTGGCAAAGGTCTTTCAAAGTGACAACGGCGCTATCTGGGATGTTGTAGTGATGTTCGACCATTGGGGCGATGAGGTAAACATCAAAAAAGCCTACGCAGGTGCAACCAATGTATTTGAAAGCCAGCCCAACGCTTATGTATGGGCAGGGCGTGACTTCCACCAGCGTCCACAACAAGGCATTAATGATTACTTCTGGATGATGCACGATGGCCAAGGAGGGGGGATCAACAACCTAGAACTTGGCTCGGTCAAACTTGATTTTGGCGTAGTCGGTGCCGTTGACAGCTGTAGCCCAACGATAGAACCAGGTGCTAATCCTTCAATCAATTGTACTGGTGGTGCGGGTACTGGCGACAGTGGCGCTTACGCTTTCACTTCTAAACTGCATGGTATCAATCTTGGCTTCGCCGACCTTGAGCTGTACGCTAACTACGGATTTGATTCAGAAGCGATTGATGATGCAAAGAGCATTAATGCGTACCAACTAGGAGCGGTTTTCTCTCGCCCAAATAACAATGGCTCTAACCGACTGGTACTAAGATACTCTGATAACGCGGATAATGGTGTTTTCTGGAAAACCGATAATCTGACGACGCTCTATGCGAGCTTTGAAGGTAATTCTACTCTTGGTGAAAGTGCCGCTGTTGAGTACTTGCTTGCCTACCACGATTATTCAGTCGATGGCTCTTCAAAGGTCGAAGATGAGCGAACCAACTACAGTGCCATCGTTCGCCCTATGTACTTCTGGAATGATGTCCACTCGACTTGGTTGGAAGCAGGTTATCAAGTAGTAGACTACGCCAGAGCCTCTGATGACAACTCTGGTTGGAAAGTGACGCTTTCACAAAACATCGCCTTTGATTGGGGATCTGGTGCACGTCCAATGCTCCGCTTCTACGCAACAGCAGGTGAAGTCGACAATAAAGCAACCGCAACAACAACCGCTAAGCAAGATACCTTTAGCCTAGGCGCCATGTGGGAAGCCTGGTGGTAA
- a CDS encoding LacI family DNA-binding transcriptional regulator — protein MATIKDVSEYAGVSQATVSRVINGTSRVSHDKKLKVEKAIQVLGYRPNSIAQALASSRTGSIGIIVPELGGPFYSGILHSIEKRLRRFGYHVIVTAGSNTEQGQRESVEFLLGRRVDAMILHTQHLSDDYLTELEAKGVALVLVNRFVPELAQNCIEIDNELGGQLATEYLLRMGHRDIACITGPLDKSDARGRLQGYRKAIEEAGLLFDEALISEAGFTEESGISAMRKLLKRERPFTAVFASNDHMAFGAFEVLKEHKIQVPEQVSLIGFDDILFARYISPPLTTVNFPIEQMSAEAVQLVIQILNKNKRDVSFKLSPTLVPRSSVKQL, from the coding sequence GTGGCAACCATAAAAGATGTTTCTGAGTATGCAGGCGTTTCTCAAGCGACAGTATCTCGCGTCATCAATGGCACGAGTCGAGTAAGCCATGACAAAAAGCTCAAGGTTGAGAAAGCCATTCAAGTTCTGGGTTACCGCCCAAACTCAATTGCTCAGGCACTCGCATCTAGCCGCACTGGCAGCATTGGCATCATAGTCCCTGAGCTCGGTGGTCCGTTTTATTCTGGCATCCTGCATAGTATTGAAAAAAGGCTACGCCGTTTTGGCTATCACGTAATCGTCACTGCTGGCTCAAATACCGAACAGGGCCAACGTGAGTCGGTGGAATTTCTACTTGGGCGTAGAGTCGATGCAATGATTTTGCACACTCAGCACCTCTCAGATGACTACCTCACAGAGCTTGAAGCAAAAGGAGTGGCTTTGGTTTTGGTCAATCGTTTCGTACCAGAACTAGCGCAGAACTGTATCGAAATTGATAACGAATTAGGGGGCCAACTGGCAACCGAATATTTGTTGCGAATGGGGCATCGCGACATTGCATGTATTACCGGCCCTCTGGACAAATCAGATGCACGGGGGCGTCTGCAGGGTTACCGCAAAGCGATTGAAGAAGCGGGACTCCTGTTCGACGAAGCACTGATTTCAGAGGCCGGTTTTACCGAAGAGTCTGGAATAAGCGCAATGCGTAAGCTGCTCAAGCGTGAACGCCCTTTTACAGCCGTTTTTGCCAGTAATGATCATATGGCTTTCGGCGCTTTTGAGGTATTGAAAGAGCACAAAATTCAGGTCCCAGAACAGGTGTCACTGATTGGCTTCGATGACATTTTGTTCGCTCGTTATATTTCGCCGCCTCTTACAACCGTGAATTTTCCCATTGAGCAAATGAGTGCCGAAGCGGTTCAACTGGTTATTCAAATACTCAACAAAAACAAGCGAGATGTGAGCTTCAAACTGTCACCTACCCTAGTGCCTCGAAGCTCAGTAAAACAACTCTAA
- a CDS encoding ABC transporter substrate-binding protein yields MKLKTLTLATVTALGLATTVNAADSNIRFDGFPDFDSSLKVLLPDFEKETGIKVDYLMNNHGDHHTKLTTNLATGSGAGDVIVVDVEKIGPFVASGGLVNLSENYGADKFAESFAPYAWAQGKGADGDVYGMPVDLGPGVMYYRSDVFAKAGIDVNQAIKDWDSYIKAGEELKKKDVYLIASAADVAQAIIFTTVPEGEGLYFDTDGNPVVTSERFVHAFEVAKEIREKGLDARILAWSNEWYEGFRNGTFATQLSGAWLLGHLNNWIAPETAGNWGVSHLPDGIYGSWGGSFLSIPTQSKHQDEAWKLIEYMTTRRDIQLKHFETIAAFPANTQTYDDALFQEEVEFLGGQKARLLFADVAKNIKPVAPAKGDHVARSIILENALMEVLDEGKDIKTALKEAERMIKRRTRNL; encoded by the coding sequence ATGAAACTAAAAACTTTGACGCTTGCCACTGTCACCGCACTTGGACTTGCTACGACAGTCAACGCCGCCGACTCAAATATTCGCTTTGACGGCTTCCCAGATTTCGATAGCAGTCTCAAGGTTCTACTGCCTGACTTCGAAAAGGAGACAGGAATCAAGGTCGATTATCTGATGAACAATCATGGCGACCACCACACCAAACTGACCACTAACCTTGCGACAGGCTCAGGTGCAGGCGATGTTATTGTCGTTGATGTTGAAAAAATTGGCCCTTTTGTCGCTTCTGGCGGTTTAGTTAACCTATCTGAAAACTATGGTGCCGATAAGTTTGCCGAGAGTTTTGCTCCTTATGCTTGGGCGCAAGGTAAAGGTGCCGACGGTGATGTTTATGGTATGCCTGTCGACCTAGGCCCTGGGGTAATGTACTACCGCAGTGATGTGTTTGCTAAAGCGGGCATTGATGTAAACCAAGCGATCAAAGACTGGGATTCTTACATCAAAGCGGGTGAAGAGCTGAAGAAAAAAGACGTTTACCTGATTGCCTCTGCGGCCGACGTTGCCCAAGCGATTATCTTCACCACTGTGCCTGAGGGAGAAGGGCTCTACTTCGATACAGACGGTAACCCTGTGGTCACCTCTGAACGCTTTGTACATGCATTCGAAGTGGCAAAAGAGATCCGTGAAAAAGGCTTAGATGCGCGAATCTTAGCGTGGTCAAACGAATGGTATGAAGGTTTCCGCAATGGCACCTTTGCCACTCAATTATCTGGTGCATGGCTGCTTGGTCACCTCAATAACTGGATCGCACCTGAAACCGCAGGTAACTGGGGCGTTTCTCACCTACCAGATGGTATCTATGGTAGCTGGGGTGGCTCTTTCCTCTCAATTCCAACTCAGTCAAAACACCAAGATGAAGCGTGGAAACTGATTGAATACATGACAACGCGTCGTGATATTCAACTTAAGCACTTTGAAACCATTGCGGCATTCCCAGCCAACACCCAAACCTACGATGACGCTTTGTTCCAAGAGGAAGTCGAATTCCTCGGTGGTCAAAAAGCCCGTTTGCTGTTTGCTGATGTGGCGAAAAACATCAAGCCTGTCGCTCCGGCTAAAGGTGACCATGTTGCTCGCTCGATAATCTTAGAAAATGCTCTGATGGAAGTGCTTGATGAAGGTAAAGACATCAAAACTGCACTCAAAGAAGCAGAACGCATGATTAAGCGTCGTACACGCAATCTTTAA
- a CDS encoding carbohydrate ABC transporter permease, giving the protein MNHAASKVMETSQRESLFSRLSLKALTPYGFLLPFLIIFSVFGIFPLLFSIYLSFHEWNPVEGLGAMDYVGLENYHIALTDPWLWRSLKNTLWLAITSGVAQHLVALPVAYILVSMGDRLRHWLTSAYFLPFITSTVAASLIFFNMYSPNSGIINQSLMALADSSLFGWAFAWVNDYQPIRWLDDATMVKPSIAIMVFWKYTGFNIVLYTTGLMTIPKDILEAARMDGANAWRRFWSISLPMIRPFIFFAVTMTIIGNLQLFEEPFVLTRGTGGTGQSGLTISMYLYKVGWEWLEMGTASAISWLLFMLIAGCTAIQFFFFGKKGLGEQ; this is encoded by the coding sequence ATGAATCATGCAGCGAGCAAGGTTATGGAAACATCACAACGCGAAAGCCTTTTTTCTCGCCTGAGTTTGAAAGCGCTTACACCGTATGGATTCCTACTGCCGTTTTTGATTATTTTCTCGGTATTTGGGATTTTCCCACTGCTTTTTTCTATCTATCTCTCTTTTCATGAGTGGAACCCGGTCGAAGGCCTTGGCGCTATGGACTATGTGGGGCTAGAGAACTACCACATTGCCCTAACCGACCCTTGGTTGTGGCGCTCATTAAAAAACACACTCTGGCTTGCGATTACGTCAGGTGTGGCACAGCACTTAGTCGCTCTGCCCGTTGCCTACATTTTGGTCTCGATGGGGGATCGTCTTCGCCACTGGTTAACATCCGCGTACTTTCTTCCTTTCATTACCTCGACGGTTGCGGCATCGCTGATCTTTTTCAACATGTATTCGCCCAACTCAGGAATCATTAACCAAAGCTTGATGGCATTAGCGGATAGCTCTTTGTTTGGCTGGGCATTTGCTTGGGTAAATGACTACCAACCAATCCGTTGGCTTGATGACGCCACCATGGTGAAACCGTCTATCGCAATTATGGTGTTCTGGAAATACACCGGCTTCAACATTGTGCTCTACACAACCGGTTTGATGACAATTCCAAAAGATATTCTTGAAGCCGCCCGTATGGATGGTGCTAACGCTTGGCGTCGATTCTGGAGCATTTCATTACCTATGATTCGTCCATTTATCTTCTTTGCAGTCACCATGACCATCATCGGCAACCTGCAGCTGTTTGAAGAACCGTTCGTGTTAACACGTGGCACGGGTGGTACCGGCCAATCTGGCTTAACCATCTCAATGTACTTATACAAAGTGGGTTGGGAATGGCTTGAAATGGGCACCGCTTCAGCGATCTCTTGGCTGCTGTTTATGTTGATTGCTGGCTGTACCGCAATTCAATTCTTCTTCTTCGGTAAAAAAGGTCTGGGAGAGCAATAA
- a CDS encoding carbohydrate ABC transporter permease → MTTNSITSPRWRPSDRSLEIFTKLLMALLAVVLIVSAIMTVFPFLWSALLSTRDRTEIFGSGISFAIGDSLAVNYAKLLEIMPFWQAMFNSIYIAFLGTTISLLFCSMGGYAFAVYKFKGKTLLFGMLVGSMMIPPVLSLIPYFMIVKFLGLLDNHLAVWLPFTTTPFGIFLMRQHVVASVPKELLEAAKLDGAGEFRTYWSVVLPLMKPALATLAIVQFVFFWNMFMQPLVVLTTPENYVITQALRSVQGIPNTPWGAVMLGTTISILPLVVTYLFASKQMISGLTSGAVKG, encoded by the coding sequence ATGACGACAAACTCGATAACTTCTCCTCGCTGGCGACCAAGTGATCGTAGCCTAGAGATATTTACCAAGCTGCTGATGGCATTACTTGCTGTAGTCCTGATCGTTTCTGCGATTATGACCGTGTTCCCTTTCCTGTGGTCTGCACTGCTATCCACGCGTGATAGAACGGAGATCTTTGGCTCTGGGATCAGCTTCGCTATCGGCGACAGCTTAGCGGTTAACTACGCCAAGCTATTGGAAATCATGCCATTCTGGCAAGCGATGTTTAACTCAATCTACATCGCGTTTTTGGGCACCACGATTTCATTACTGTTTTGTAGCATGGGTGGCTATGCGTTTGCTGTCTACAAGTTCAAAGGCAAAACCTTGCTGTTTGGTATGTTGGTCGGCTCGATGATGATCCCACCAGTGCTCAGTTTGATCCCCTACTTCATGATCGTCAAATTCCTTGGCTTGCTCGATAACCATCTAGCTGTGTGGCTGCCGTTTACCACTACACCATTTGGTATTTTCCTGATGCGACAGCATGTCGTTGCGTCAGTACCTAAGGAGTTGTTAGAAGCGGCTAAGCTCGATGGCGCAGGCGAGTTTAGAACCTACTGGAGTGTTGTCCTACCACTGATGAAACCCGCTCTAGCAACACTTGCTATCGTTCAATTCGTTTTCTTCTGGAACATGTTTATGCAGCCTCTGGTTGTACTCACTACTCCAGAAAACTATGTCATTACCCAAGCGCTACGCAGCGTCCAAGGTATCCCAAATACCCCTTGGGGAGCGGTCATGCTAGGTACAACCATTTCGATTCTTCCACTGGTTGTTACTTATCTATTCGCGTCGAAACAAATGATTAGCGGCCTGACGTCAGGCGCTGTTAAAGGCTAA
- a CDS encoding GH1 family beta-glucosidase, producing the protein MNKFQLPTDSKLRSPEFLFGVATSSYQIEGGAQLGGRSPSIWDTFCNKPGAVDNADNGDVACDHFHLWKQDIEMIQGLGVDAYRLSMAWPRIIPQDGVVNQEGLKFYEQIIDECHARGLKVFVTLYHWDLPQYLEDKGGWLNRETAYKFEQYANIVSEYFGDKIDSYATLNEPFCSSYLGYRWGIHAPGIKGEREGFLSAHHLMLAHGLAIPHMRKNAPNAMHGCVFNATPAYPLNDSDVAAAEYSDAEGFHWFMDPVLKGEYPQLVLERQSHNMPMILEGDLDIIRTDLDFIGINFYTRCVVRFDENGDIKDVPQPENEHTFIGWEIYPQALTDLLLRLNDRYDNLPPLYITENGAAGEDDCINGEVNDTQRVNYFQAHLEAVDSAIKSGVNVQGYFAWSLMDNFEWAFGYKQRFGIVHVEYETQKRTLKQSAIAYRNMLLERREENL; encoded by the coding sequence ATGAATAAATTCCAACTTCCTACTGATTCTAAATTACGCAGCCCAGAGTTCTTGTTTGGCGTCGCCACGTCTTCTTATCAGATTGAGGGTGGTGCTCAACTTGGTGGACGAAGCCCATCTATCTGGGACACCTTCTGCAATAAGCCAGGTGCAGTAGATAACGCAGACAACGGCGATGTTGCCTGTGACCATTTCCATCTTTGGAAACAAGACATTGAGATGATTCAAGGGCTAGGTGTCGACGCATACCGACTGTCTATGGCATGGCCCCGCATCATTCCTCAAGACGGTGTAGTCAATCAAGAAGGGCTAAAGTTCTATGAACAGATCATCGATGAATGTCACGCGCGGGGTTTAAAAGTCTTTGTCACACTTTATCACTGGGACCTTCCTCAGTACCTTGAAGATAAAGGGGGCTGGCTGAACCGAGAAACCGCTTACAAATTTGAGCAGTACGCTAACATAGTCAGTGAGTACTTCGGCGATAAAATCGACTCCTACGCCACGCTTAACGAACCGTTTTGCTCTTCGTATCTAGGTTATCGTTGGGGAATCCATGCGCCGGGTATAAAGGGCGAACGCGAGGGCTTTTTGTCGGCTCACCACCTAATGCTAGCTCATGGCTTAGCGATTCCTCACATGCGTAAGAATGCCCCTAACGCCATGCATGGTTGTGTGTTCAATGCCACACCAGCGTACCCTTTAAATGATAGCGATGTGGCTGCTGCCGAGTATTCAGATGCAGAAGGTTTCCACTGGTTTATGGACCCAGTGCTGAAAGGTGAATATCCGCAGTTAGTTCTTGAGCGTCAATCTCACAATATGCCGATGATCTTAGAGGGCGATCTCGACATTATCCGCACCGACTTGGACTTTATCGGTATTAACTTCTACACCCGCTGCGTGGTTCGCTTTGATGAAAATGGTGATATCAAAGACGTGCCTCAGCCAGAAAATGAACATACCTTTATCGGCTGGGAGATCTACCCACAAGCACTCACTGATCTACTACTCCGTCTTAACGACCGTTACGACAACCTGCCGCCACTTTACATCACTGAAAATGGGGCTGCAGGAGAAGACGATTGTATCAATGGTGAAGTGAATGACACCCAACGTGTTAACTATTTCCAAGCACACTTAGAAGCGGTGGATAGCGCTATTAAATCTGGTGTCAACGTACAAGGCTACTTCGCATGGAGCCTAATGGATAACTTCGAGTGGGCATTTGGTTACAAGCAGCGTTTCGGTATCGTGCACGTTGAGTATGAAACCCAAAAACGTACGCTAAAACAGAGCGCCATTGCTTACCGTAACATGCTACTTGAGCGCCGAGAGGAGAATTTGTAA
- a CDS encoding ABC transporter ATP-binding protein: MAKVEFKNIKKSYDDVEVVKHFDFTVNDGEFVVFLGPSGCGKSTTLRMLAGLESITAGEILVGDKLMNKIDAKDRDLAMVFQSYALYPHMTVYENIAFALKLKGMAKSQIDVEVRKAAKMLELEPLLDRKPKELSGGQRQRVAMGRAMVRTPKVFLFDEPLSNLDAKLRGTMREEIKQLHRELQTTTIYVTHDQIEAMTLADRIVILKDGYVAQVGTPTQVFQQPANKFVAQFIGNPSMNMLDAQLVGDEGNWQIELGDVRIPLPQRFHAHASKNLSLHFGVRPTDIHLRAEQVDHDRVLPLPVKIKDKELLGASILLKTEIAGQPLMVETQAAEVDVNELTLYLDLDAVHLFDALSENSLATF; the protein is encoded by the coding sequence ATGGCTAAAGTTGAATTCAAAAACATCAAGAAATCTTACGACGATGTCGAGGTAGTGAAACACTTCGATTTCACCGTCAACGATGGTGAGTTTGTGGTTTTCCTCGGTCCATCTGGTTGCGGCAAGTCAACCACGCTGCGCATGCTGGCTGGCCTAGAAAGCATCACTGCTGGCGAGATACTTGTTGGCGATAAGCTGATGAATAAAATCGATGCTAAAGATAGAGACTTAGCGATGGTATTCCAGAGCTATGCACTTTACCCACATATGACGGTATACGAAAACATCGCATTTGCCCTCAAGCTCAAAGGCATGGCAAAAAGCCAGATTGATGTTGAAGTGCGTAAAGCAGCAAAAATGTTGGAACTAGAGCCACTTCTCGATCGCAAACCTAAAGAGCTTTCTGGTGGACAGCGTCAGCGAGTTGCAATGGGGCGAGCTATGGTCCGTACACCAAAAGTGTTCTTGTTTGATGAGCCGCTTTCAAACTTAGATGCCAAGCTGCGCGGTACCATGCGCGAAGAGATCAAGCAGCTTCATCGAGAACTACAAACTACCACTATCTACGTCACCCATGACCAAATAGAAGCCATGACACTGGCTGATCGTATTGTCATTCTCAAAGATGGCTATGTCGCACAAGTTGGTACACCAACACAAGTATTCCAGCAACCTGCTAATAAGTTTGTTGCTCAGTTCATTGGTAACCCATCGATGAACATGCTTGACGCACAATTAGTTGGCGATGAAGGCAATTGGCAGATAGAGCTTGGTGATGTGCGCATCCCGCTTCCACAGCGTTTCCACGCGCATGCCTCTAAAAATCTATCACTTCACTTCGGTGTTAGACCAACGGATATCCACCTGCGTGCCGAACAGGTGGACCATGATCGGGTTCTGCCGTTACCGGTCAAGATCAAGGACAAAGAACTGCTGGGCGCAAGCATACTGCTAAAAACGGAAATAGCGGGGCAGCCACTGATGGTAGAAACACAAGCGGCGGAAGTTGATGTCAATGAACTGACTCTGTATCTCGATTTAGATGCGGTTCACCTGTTTGATGCCTTGAGTGAAAATTCACTGGCCACCTTCTAA